A region from the Chelmon rostratus isolate fCheRos1 chromosome 6, fCheRos1.pri, whole genome shotgun sequence genome encodes:
- the dyrk4 gene encoding dual specificity tyrosine-phosphorylation-regulated kinase 4 isoform X2: protein MLPEINNKTSRPEAFPHPHRLPAEGNRLGTNRPCSQKFGPGVGTLPQLEPPVVQVVVSNAKNQQQQSDNILPQIANKGGQNNYQKHPDERPKPTQQFAMRFGAAMDKVSVTRNTKIFSNKLEKEKSYEGQRLPMSPIEALKNFQERMTEFEQEEIMDYAEIWFMGLGSQKIEGSQGTPQNSGYDDEHGSYIRVLHDHIGYRFEVLEVIGKGSFGQVLKCLDHKNNELVAIKMIRNKKRFHHQALVELKILDVIKRKDKDNLHNVIHMKEYFYFRNHLCISFELLGVNLYELIKKNNFQGFSLALIRRFAHALLRCLQMLHREKIIHCDLKPENILLSQRGPGNIKVVDFGSSCYEQQRVYTYIQSRFYRSPEVILGHPYSMAIDMWSLGCILAELYTGYPLFPGESEVEQISCIMEVLGMPPNDFVQSASRKRLFFDSKGNPRNITNSKGKKRRPNSKELSAALKTNDTLFLDFIKRCLVWDPTKRMTPDEGLQHDWILEGNFNKVRPRTKPPVKKASDSKAAEKVSSESSTADKLAPAERLRPIGASAEEEVYENEDKLSTDTKQQEGGGERPVHIIIKPQENAGPERNDSQEPPHCLPPIV, encoded by the exons ATGTTGCCCGAAATAAATAACAAG ACATCACGACCGGAGGCCTTCCCTCACCCTCACAGACTCCCAGCAGAAGGCAACCGCCTTGGAACAAACCGGCCCTGCTCACAG AAGTTTGGCCCTGGTGTAGGGACCTTGCCTCAGCTTGAGCCACCGGTGGTCCAGGTGGTGGTCAGCAATGCCaaaaaccaacagcagcagtcGGACAACATCCTGCCCCAAATTGCCAACAAAGGGGGCCAAAACAACTATCAGAAACACCCG GATGAGAGGCCAAAGCCCACCCAGCAGTTTGCCATGCGCTTTGGTGCAGCAATGGATAAAGTGTCAGTCACGCGAAACACCAAGATTTTCAGCAAcaagctggagaaagagaagtCCTATGAGGGACAAAGGTTACCCATGTCCCCCATCG AGGCACTGAAGAACTTCCAGGAGCGGATGACAGAGTTTGAACAGGAGGAAATCATGGACTACGCAGAGATCTGGTTCATGGGTCTGGGCTCTCAGAAGATTGAGGGTTCCCAAGGCACCCCACAGAACTCTGGATATGATGACGAGCATGGCAGCTACATCAGG GTGCTGCACGACCACATTGGCTACAGGTTTGAAGTGCTTGAAGTGATTGGGAAAGGCTCCTTTGGGCAGGTCCTGAAATGTCTGGACCACAAGAACAATGAACTTGTAGCCATTAAAATGATACGTAATAAGAAAAG GTTTCATCACCAGGCTCTGGTTGAGCTGAAGATTCTGGACGTGATaaagaggaaagacaaagacaacctTCACAACGTCATCCACATGAAGGAGTACTTCTACTTCCGCAATCACCTTTGCATCTCCTTTGAGCTTCTCGG ggTGAACTTGTACGAGCTcatcaaaaaaaacaacttccagGGCTTTAGCCTTGCACTCATCCGTCGCTTCGCCCATGCTCTTCTCAGGTGCCTGCAGATGCTGCACAGGGAGAAGATTATCCACTGTGACCTCAAACCG GAGAACATCCTTCTGTCTCAGAGAGGGCCAGGGAACATCAAGGTGGTTGACTTTGGATCAAGCTGTTATGAACAACAAAGGG tgTACACCTACATCCAGAGTCGCTTCTACCGCTCTCCAGAGGTCATCCTGGGTCACCCCTACAGCATGGCCATTGACATGTGGAGTCTGGGTTGCATCCTTGCTGAGCTCTACACAGGCTATCCCCTCTTCCCAGGAGAGAGCGAGGTGGAGCAGATATCTTGCATAATGGAG GTTCTTGGAATGCCTCCGAATGATTTTGTTCAGTCTGCATCGAGGAAGAGGTTGTTCTTTG ACTCAAAAGGAAACCCCAGAAACATCACGAATAGCaaggggaagaagaggagaccCAACTCCAAGGAGCTGTCAGCTGCGTTGAAAACTAACGACACGTTGTTCTTGGACTTCATCAAACGCTGCCTCGT tTGGGATCCAACCAAGCGTATGACTCCTGATGAAGGGTTACAGCATGACTGGATCCTGGAGGGAAATTTCAACAAAGTCCGGCCAAGAACCAAGCCACCAGTGAAGAAGGCCTCCGACAGCAAGGCTG CAGAGAAGGTCAGCTCAGAGAGCAGCACTGCTGACAAGCTGGCCCCTGCTGAGCGTCTGAGGCCCATCGGCGCCTCAGCAGAAGAGGAGGTGTATGAGAACGAGGACAAACTCTCCACAGATACcaagcagcaggagggaggtggagagaggccCGTCCACATCATCATCAAGCCTCAGGAGAACGCGGGCCCAGAGAGGAACGACAGTCAGGAACCGCCTCACTGTTTGCCCCCTATCGTCTAA
- the dyrk4 gene encoding dual specificity tyrosine-phosphorylation-regulated kinase 4 isoform X1: MSSPNKSLDKRNGSKNKLDKLVKGRKGTFPLLIKTSRPEAFPHPHRLPAEGNRLGTNRPCSQKFGPGVGTLPQLEPPVVQVVVSNAKNQQQQSDNILPQIANKGGQNNYQKHPDERPKPTQQFAMRFGAAMDKVSVTRNTKIFSNKLEKEKSYEGQRLPMSPIEALKNFQERMTEFEQEEIMDYAEIWFMGLGSQKIEGSQGTPQNSGYDDEHGSYIRVLHDHIGYRFEVLEVIGKGSFGQVLKCLDHKNNELVAIKMIRNKKRFHHQALVELKILDVIKRKDKDNLHNVIHMKEYFYFRNHLCISFELLGVNLYELIKKNNFQGFSLALIRRFAHALLRCLQMLHREKIIHCDLKPENILLSQRGPGNIKVVDFGSSCYEQQRVYTYIQSRFYRSPEVILGHPYSMAIDMWSLGCILAELYTGYPLFPGESEVEQISCIMEVLGMPPNDFVQSASRKRLFFDSKGNPRNITNSKGKKRRPNSKELSAALKTNDTLFLDFIKRCLVWDPTKRMTPDEGLQHDWILEGNFNKVRPRTKPPVKKASDSKAAEKVSSESSTADKLAPAERLRPIGASAEEEVYENEDKLSTDTKQQEGGGERPVHIIIKPQENAGPERNDSQEPPHCLPPIV, translated from the exons ACATCACGACCGGAGGCCTTCCCTCACCCTCACAGACTCCCAGCAGAAGGCAACCGCCTTGGAACAAACCGGCCCTGCTCACAG AAGTTTGGCCCTGGTGTAGGGACCTTGCCTCAGCTTGAGCCACCGGTGGTCCAGGTGGTGGTCAGCAATGCCaaaaaccaacagcagcagtcGGACAACATCCTGCCCCAAATTGCCAACAAAGGGGGCCAAAACAACTATCAGAAACACCCG GATGAGAGGCCAAAGCCCACCCAGCAGTTTGCCATGCGCTTTGGTGCAGCAATGGATAAAGTGTCAGTCACGCGAAACACCAAGATTTTCAGCAAcaagctggagaaagagaagtCCTATGAGGGACAAAGGTTACCCATGTCCCCCATCG AGGCACTGAAGAACTTCCAGGAGCGGATGACAGAGTTTGAACAGGAGGAAATCATGGACTACGCAGAGATCTGGTTCATGGGTCTGGGCTCTCAGAAGATTGAGGGTTCCCAAGGCACCCCACAGAACTCTGGATATGATGACGAGCATGGCAGCTACATCAGG GTGCTGCACGACCACATTGGCTACAGGTTTGAAGTGCTTGAAGTGATTGGGAAAGGCTCCTTTGGGCAGGTCCTGAAATGTCTGGACCACAAGAACAATGAACTTGTAGCCATTAAAATGATACGTAATAAGAAAAG GTTTCATCACCAGGCTCTGGTTGAGCTGAAGATTCTGGACGTGATaaagaggaaagacaaagacaacctTCACAACGTCATCCACATGAAGGAGTACTTCTACTTCCGCAATCACCTTTGCATCTCCTTTGAGCTTCTCGG ggTGAACTTGTACGAGCTcatcaaaaaaaacaacttccagGGCTTTAGCCTTGCACTCATCCGTCGCTTCGCCCATGCTCTTCTCAGGTGCCTGCAGATGCTGCACAGGGAGAAGATTATCCACTGTGACCTCAAACCG GAGAACATCCTTCTGTCTCAGAGAGGGCCAGGGAACATCAAGGTGGTTGACTTTGGATCAAGCTGTTATGAACAACAAAGGG tgTACACCTACATCCAGAGTCGCTTCTACCGCTCTCCAGAGGTCATCCTGGGTCACCCCTACAGCATGGCCATTGACATGTGGAGTCTGGGTTGCATCCTTGCTGAGCTCTACACAGGCTATCCCCTCTTCCCAGGAGAGAGCGAGGTGGAGCAGATATCTTGCATAATGGAG GTTCTTGGAATGCCTCCGAATGATTTTGTTCAGTCTGCATCGAGGAAGAGGTTGTTCTTTG ACTCAAAAGGAAACCCCAGAAACATCACGAATAGCaaggggaagaagaggagaccCAACTCCAAGGAGCTGTCAGCTGCGTTGAAAACTAACGACACGTTGTTCTTGGACTTCATCAAACGCTGCCTCGT tTGGGATCCAACCAAGCGTATGACTCCTGATGAAGGGTTACAGCATGACTGGATCCTGGAGGGAAATTTCAACAAAGTCCGGCCAAGAACCAAGCCACCAGTGAAGAAGGCCTCCGACAGCAAGGCTG CAGAGAAGGTCAGCTCAGAGAGCAGCACTGCTGACAAGCTGGCCCCTGCTGAGCGTCTGAGGCCCATCGGCGCCTCAGCAGAAGAGGAGGTGTATGAGAACGAGGACAAACTCTCCACAGATACcaagcagcaggagggaggtggagagaggccCGTCCACATCATCATCAAGCCTCAGGAGAACGCGGGCCCAGAGAGGAACGACAGTCAGGAACCGCCTCACTGTTTGCCCCCTATCGTCTAA
- the ndufa9a gene encoding NADH dehydrogenase [ubiquinone] 1 alpha subcomplex subunit 9, mitochondrial, which produces MATLALVSRPAGVLPKFSGSCSPAVFSAASVASVQQRKLHHAVIPKGKGGRSSSSGIAATVFGATGFLGRYVVNRLGRIGSQIVIPHRNDQYDLMYFRPMGDLGQIIFLEWDARNKDSIKRAMEHSNVVINLVGREWETKNYRFEDVFVSIPQQIAKAAREAGISKFVHMSHLNADIRSPSKYLRNKAVGETAVRDEFPDAIIMKPSEIFGREDKFFNHYANMRWFGSAVPLLSLGKKTVKQPVHVVDVAKAIINAIRDPDANGKTYALVGPNRYLLHDLVEYIYAVAHRPFVPYPLPRPLFHLVAQFFALNPFEPWTTPDKVERFHTTDMKYPGLPGLEDLGITPSTVEQRAIEVLRRHRRFRYLEADLDEAKPAKTVNY; this is translated from the exons ATGGCGACCCTGGCGCTGGTTAGCCGTCCTGCGGGTGTCCTTCCAAAGTTTTCAG gtaGCTGCTCTCCTGCTGTATTTTCAGCTGCCTCTGTCGCCTCAGTCCAGCAGAGGAAGCTGCACCATGCTGTCATCCCCAAAGGGAAAGGAGGACGCTCCTCCTCCAGTGGAATAGCGGCAACAGTGTTTGGCGCCACAGGTTTTTTGGGTCGATATGTGGTCAATCGACTGG GTCGGATTGGCTCTCAGATTGTAATCCCTCACCGCAATGATCAGTATGACCTCATGTACTTCAGGCCCATGGGTGATCTTGGACAAATCATTTTCCTG GAGTGGGATGCCAGGAACAAAGACTCGATCAAACGGGCTATGGAACACTCTAATGTTGTCATCAACCTGGTGGGCAGAGAGTGGGAGACGAA GAACTATCGCTTTGAGGATGTCTTCGTGTCCATCCCTCAGCAGATTGCCAAGGCAGCGAGAGAGGCCGGCATCTCAAAGTTCGTCCACATGTCTCACCTCAACGCTGACATACGCAGCCCGTCCAAATACCTGAGGAACAAG GCTGTCGGAGAGACTGCAGTGAGAGATGAGTTTCCTGACGCCATCATCATGAAACCCTCTGAGATCTTTGGGAGAGAGGACAAATTCTTCAACCATTACGCAa ACATGCGCTGGTTTGGCAGTGCTGTTCCACTCTTATCCCTGGGGAAGAAGACTGTGAAGCAGCCTGTTCAT GTGGTGGATGTTGCCAAGGCCATTATCAATGCTATCAGAGACCCTGATGCTAATGGAAAGACATATGCATTAGTTGG TCCCAACCGTTACCTCCTTCATGACCTGGTAGAGTACATCTACGCAGTGGCACACAGGCCTTTTGTGCCCTACCCCCTTCCCCGCCCACTCTTTCA ccttGTTGCTCAGTTTTTCGCATTGAACCCATTTGAGCCCTGGACAACCCCAGACAAAGTGGAAAGG TTTCACACAACAGACATGAAGTACCCAGGACTTCCTGGTCTGGAGGATCTTGGTATCACTCCTTCCACTGTAGAGCAAAGGGCCATTGAGGTTCTGCGCCGCCACCGCCGATTCCGTTACCTGGAAGCTGACCTGGATGAGGCAAAGCCAGCCAAGACTGTCAACTATTGA